The genomic stretch GCGAATCTGCTTTTCTGGGAATTCCGCAAACAAGGCCAATACATCCTTCAGATTAGGTGGACGTAAACCAGCCTCCTTGTACAGCCTGCCGATTTTCTCCTGCATTTCCTGTTCGTCGACCTGCAGGGTCACCTCATGAGTACTCAGACGGACCTCCGCCCCTTCCTGGACAATGAGGCCGTTCTTGGCAAGGCTGGTCATCAGATACTGAAACAGCTTCTGATCCACCGGCGGCCTAAGTCGGGAGCGTATTTCTTCCCGTGCCAAACCTGTCTTCAACGGGTTTTCCTTATGATATTGCTCCAACAAACCAAGAACGGCTTGATTAAGCTGTTCGATCACCTGTGCGGCAACCAAACGCTGACTTTCCGACTCCACCACCAGTACTTTTTTCGAGGAAACAGGTACCTGGAGCTGCTTTTTCAGTTTTTTGCCGAATACTCCCAACCGGGTGGAAAGCTGGTCCGCTGTAATTCCCTGTCTTCCGCTTTCTTCAAGAAAGAGGAGCATCTTTGCAATAATGCCAGCCCCGTCGTTACCTGCCTTATAAATAGAAAAAACCGTATGATTACATTCTCTGTCGCGGTCCGTGGTGCGTTTCCTCTTTGGCGGTGCATTATTGAGGATCACTCCGCCGCCCAAGGTGGCAACCGGTGAATAACTACGCAGGACAAAACGATCGCCCGGCCAGACAGCCACAGGGTCCTGGACGATGAGCTGGATATCGGCATTTTCTCCTGGCTCCACGGTATCCTTTTCCATCAAAATCACACGGGCGAGGATTTCACGGGTTCCCACATGCAGACGCACCTGTGTCCTGTTCTTCAACTTTCTCGAATTATGAGCCAGAAAATGAAAATCAGCATCCAACAGGGTTGAGGACTGCATGGTGCCGGGGGTGGCTGCAAGATCGCCCCGATTGATCTCCTCTTTTTCAATACCTTGCAGGTTAATAGCCGTACGATGCCCGGCCTCGACAACCTCCTGCTCTTTGCCATGCACCTGAATTCC from Candidatus Electrothrix communis encodes the following:
- the selB gene encoding selenocysteine-specific translation elongation factor, which gives rise to MREIILGTAGHVDHGKTSLIRALTGIETDRLQEEKKRGITIELGFAYIDLACGHRLGIVDVPGHEKFVRNMVAGASGMDMVAFIVAADEGIMPQTREHFDICKLLGVKDGLIILTKKDMVEEEWLEMVKEEVREFFADSFLEEAPILPVSSTTGEGIDAVKAVLDEKVRKVNFQEEFGPFRLAVDRVFSMKGFGTVITGSSLSGRVAVGEDLMFYPGGLTAKIRGIQVHGKEQEVVEAGHRTAINLQGIEKEEINRGDLAATPGTMQSSTLLDADFHFLAHNSRKLKNRTQVRLHVGTREILARVILMEKDTVEPGENADIQLIVQDPVAVWPGDRFVLRSYSPVATLGGGVILNNAPPKRKRTTDRDRECNHTVFSIYKAGNDGAGIIAKMLLFLEESGRQGITADQLSTRLGVFGKKLKKQLQVPVSSKKVLVVESESQRLVAAQVIEQLNQAVLGLLEQYHKENPLKTGLAREEIRSRLRPPVDQKLFQYLMTSLAKNGLIVQEGAEVRLSTHEVTLQVDEQEMQEKIGRLYKEAGLRPPNLKDVLALFAEFPEKQIRQVIDLLLQNGTLVKINEALFFHAEELNRLADTLQDYLGREGEIDAPGFKDLTGLSRKYSIPLLEYFDKIKLTIRVGDKRILRKNRG